The Virgibacillus dokdonensis genome includes a window with the following:
- a CDS encoding RrF2 family transcriptional regulator: protein MAYSVGVEYALHCLVYLIDAPSEESVGIKDLAEFQGLSETFLSKVFSKLSKSGIVSSVPGVKGGYKIAKSPEDISFWDVVEAVEGPKPIFQCKNIKDNGYLYREGCCAAPSFCTINLVMLEAEEKMRDYLRSKTLSWLNEELDQVLPKQIREDTRKFFSKNKVDP, encoded by the coding sequence ATGGCGTATAGTGTCGGAGTTGAATATGCTTTACATTGTTTGGTTTATTTAATCGATGCACCTTCAGAAGAAAGTGTTGGAATCAAAGATTTGGCAGAATTCCAAGGTCTTTCTGAGACATTTCTTTCAAAAGTTTTCAGTAAATTATCTAAGTCTGGTATTGTAAGTTCAGTTCCCGGAGTTAAAGGTGGGTATAAAATTGCTAAATCTCCTGAAGATATTTCCTTTTGGGATGTAGTGGAAGCAGTTGAGGGTCCAAAACCTATTTTTCAATGTAAAAATATTAAAGATAATGGTTATTTGTATCGAGAAGGCTGCTGTGCAGCTCCCTCCTTCTGTACCATTAATTTAGTTATGCTCGAAGCAGAAGAGAAAATGCGTGATTATCTACGTAGCAAAACCCTTTCTTGGTTAAATGAAGAACTTGATCAAGTCTTACCCAAACAAATACGTGAAGATACTCGGAAATTTTTTTCAAAGAACAAGGTAGATCCATAA
- the gatA gene encoding Asp-tRNA(Asn)/Glu-tRNA(Gln) amidotransferase subunit GatA, producing the protein MALFDYTIKQLEEKVHNGEITVEELVNASYERIHEVDDEVHAFLTLNEENAKAQAKELDKQADKTAALFGMPSGIKDNIVTKSLRTTCASKFLDNFHDPLYNATVVQKLSEQKAVTIGKLNMDEFAMGSSNENSSYEPTRNPWNTDYVPGGSSGGSAAAVAAGEVLFALGSDTGGSIRQPAAFCGVVGLKPTYGRVSRFGLVAFASSLDQIGPLTRTVEDNARVLEVIAGHDAMDSTSANIEVPAYTEALTNDVKGLKIAVPKEYLSEGVAPEVKASVMEALKVYESLGATWEEVSLPHSKYAVATYYLLSSSEASANLARFDGVRYGVRSENADNMIDMFKKSRSEGFGEEVKRRIMLGTFALSSGYYDAYYKKAQKVRTLIKQDFEQIFQDYDVVIGPTTPTPAFKVGEKVDDPLTMYANDILTIPVNLAGVPGISIPCGFAKEGLPIGLQIIGKHFDEATVYRTAHAYEKATDHHKQRPQLGGAK; encoded by the coding sequence ATGGCGCTATTTGATTACACGATCAAGCAGTTAGAAGAAAAGGTACATAATGGTGAAATTACGGTAGAAGAGTTAGTAAATGCTTCGTATGAACGCATTCATGAGGTGGATGATGAGGTTCATGCATTTTTAACGTTAAATGAAGAAAATGCGAAAGCCCAAGCAAAAGAACTGGACAAACAAGCGGATAAAACAGCTGCATTATTTGGAATGCCGAGTGGTATTAAGGATAATATCGTAACAAAATCGCTGCGTACGACATGCGCTAGTAAGTTTTTGGATAACTTCCATGATCCTTTATATAATGCAACAGTCGTTCAAAAATTGAGCGAACAAAAAGCAGTTACGATTGGTAAATTAAACATGGATGAATTTGCGATGGGTTCATCAAATGAAAATTCAAGCTATGAACCAACACGTAATCCTTGGAATACGGATTATGTTCCTGGGGGCTCTAGTGGTGGTTCCGCAGCGGCTGTGGCTGCCGGTGAAGTGTTATTCGCATTAGGCTCAGATACAGGTGGATCGATTCGTCAACCAGCTGCATTTTGTGGTGTAGTAGGATTAAAGCCAACATACGGTAGAGTATCCCGATTTGGTTTAGTCGCTTTTGCGTCCTCTTTAGACCAAATTGGACCATTAACACGAACAGTAGAAGATAATGCTCGCGTGTTAGAAGTAATTGCAGGTCACGATGCAATGGATTCAACGAGTGCAAATATAGAAGTTCCTGCGTATACGGAAGCATTAACAAATGATGTAAAGGGACTAAAAATTGCGGTACCGAAAGAATATTTAAGTGAAGGTGTAGCTCCAGAGGTAAAAGCGTCGGTCATGGAAGCATTAAAGGTATATGAATCTTTAGGCGCTACGTGGGAAGAAGTTTCCCTACCACATTCCAAATATGCTGTTGCGACTTATTACTTGTTATCTTCATCGGAGGCGTCGGCTAACCTTGCTCGCTTTGATGGGGTTCGTTACGGCGTTCGCTCGGAGAATGCAGATAATATGATTGATATGTTCAAAAAATCACGCAGCGAAGGTTTTGGTGAGGAAGTAAAACGCAGAATCATGCTTGGTACGTTTGCTCTTAGCTCTGGGTATTATGATGCGTATTATAAAAAAGCGCAAAAAGTACGTACCTTAATCAAACAAGATTTTGAGCAAATTTTCCAAGATTACGATGTTGTTATTGGTCCAACAACACCTACACCAGCGTTTAAAGTTGGAGAAAAGGTAGACGATCCATTAACGATGTATGCAAATGATATTTTAACGATTCCCGTTAATTTAGCTGGTGTCCCTGGTATTTCTATTCCGTGTGGTTTCGCAAAAGAAGGTTTACCAATTGGCTTGCAAATTATCGGAAAACACTTTGACGAAGCAACGGTTTATCGTACAGCACATGCGTATGAAAAAGCGACCGATCATCATAAACAACGCCCTCAGCTAGGAGGTGCCAAATAA
- a CDS encoding thioredoxin family protein, producing MSKTIFYHAGCPICVDAEQMVLDYLDKSKTTTEVVHLGTDRNRIEEAEKVGVKSVPALVIGEDVYHINYGASLEDVKG from the coding sequence ATGTCAAAAACAATTTTTTATCATGCTGGTTGTCCAATTTGTGTAGATGCGGAGCAAATGGTTCTTGATTACCTTGACAAGTCAAAGACTACGACAGAAGTGGTACATCTTGGCACGGATCGAAATCGAATTGAAGAAGCAGAAAAGGTAGGAGTAAAATCAGTTCCAGCATTGGTAATCGGCGAAGATGTATATCATATCAATTATGGAGCAAGTTTGGAAGATGTTAAGGGGTAA
- a CDS encoding diacylglycerol kinase, whose translation MNKARIIYNPTSGREAFKKELPAVLEKLEVAGYEASAHATTCEGDAIQAAQLAVERGHDLVIAAGGDGTINEVINGLAERENRPKLGIIPVGTTNDFARALHIPRGIQKAVDVIVAGQSMYLDIGKVNDHYFMNIAGGGKLTELTYEVPSKLKTMLGQLAYYMKGIEMLPSLKPSRAKIEYDGNVIDEDIMLFLISNTNSVGGFEKLAPDADMQDGYFDLIILRKTNLAEFIRIATLALRGAHLEDSHVIYVKAKHIKVMTDEKMQLNIDGEYGGLLPGEFANLQQHIEFFVPADFIEKN comes from the coding sequence ATGAATAAAGCACGTATTATCTATAATCCTACGTCCGGTAGAGAAGCCTTTAAAAAGGAGCTACCTGCAGTATTAGAAAAGCTAGAAGTAGCCGGTTATGAAGCATCTGCTCACGCAACGACTTGTGAAGGAGATGCCATTCAGGCTGCACAATTAGCTGTTGAACGAGGGCATGACCTTGTGATTGCTGCTGGTGGAGATGGAACAATCAATGAAGTCATCAATGGTTTAGCAGAGCGAGAGAATCGTCCCAAACTTGGAATTATACCTGTAGGGACGACGAATGATTTTGCTAGAGCGTTACATATTCCACGGGGTATCCAAAAAGCTGTTGATGTAATTGTGGCTGGACAATCGATGTATTTAGATATCGGCAAAGTAAACGATCATTATTTTATGAACATTGCTGGTGGAGGTAAACTGACTGAACTGACTTATGAAGTGCCAAGCAAGCTAAAGACGATGCTTGGGCAGTTAGCTTATTATATGAAAGGTATTGAGATGTTGCCTTCCTTGAAGCCTTCCAGAGCAAAAATTGAATATGATGGCAATGTCATTGATGAAGACATTATGCTTTTTCTTATTTCCAATACAAATTCCGTTGGTGGTTTTGAAAAACTAGCACCAGATGCTGATATGCAGGACGGTTATTTTGACTTAATCATATTAAGAAAAACGAACTTGGCCGAGTTTATTCGCATTGCCACTTTAGCATTGCGCGGAGCACATTTAGAGGATAGTCATGTTATTTATGTGAAGGCGAAACATATTAAGGTGATGACGGATGAGAAAATGCAATTAAATATTGACGGAGAATATGGCGGATTGCTCCCGGGAGAATTTGCAAACCTGCAACAGCATATTGAATTTTTCGTTCCAGCGGACTTCATAGAAAAAAATTAA
- the rlmD gene encoding 23S rRNA (uracil(1939)-C(5))-methyltransferase RlmD has translation MAKKAVPVKKNETLTLTFEDLTHEGNGVAKVNGYPLFVPYGLPGEKALVKVVKANKNFGFGKILEVKQASAERVKAPCNVYYKCGGCQLQHMSYHLQLEMKRNQVKNVMGKIAHMDHVPVHPTLGMTDPWRYRNKVQIPVGEKEGAIITGFYQKRSHRIIDDMDTCLIQDEVNDCMVEAVRRIASQLGITAYDESTHRGVLRHIMVRTGRETKDTMIVLVTRTEKLPHQEALIQALTETYPHVKSIIHNVNKEKTNVILGKKSNIIWGDAYIYDTIGDIRFAISAKSFYQVNPPQTKVLYEKALEYANLSSSDVVIDAYCGIGTISLFLAQQAKKVYGIEVVPEAISDAKRNAKLNGITNVEFVVGEAEKVMPWWKAQGLRPDVIIVDPPRKGCDEAFLEAMIEMEPKRIVYVSCNPSTLARDLNILDAGGYETKEVQPVDMFPQTNHVECVAVLSKVDE, from the coding sequence ATGGCAAAAAAAGCAGTACCCGTAAAAAAGAATGAAACGTTGACGCTCACATTTGAAGATTTGACCCACGAAGGAAACGGCGTGGCGAAAGTGAATGGCTATCCTTTATTTGTACCGTATGGATTGCCAGGTGAAAAAGCGCTTGTGAAAGTCGTTAAAGCGAATAAAAATTTTGGCTTTGGAAAAATTTTAGAGGTAAAGCAAGCGAGCGCGGAGCGAGTTAAAGCGCCTTGTAACGTCTATTATAAATGTGGTGGCTGTCAATTACAGCATATGAGCTATCACTTGCAATTAGAGATGAAGCGAAACCAAGTGAAAAATGTAATGGGGAAAATAGCGCATATGGATCATGTTCCTGTTCATCCTACATTAGGTATGACCGATCCATGGCGTTATCGCAATAAAGTACAAATTCCAGTGGGGGAAAAAGAAGGCGCGATAATTACCGGCTTTTATCAAAAACGCAGTCATCGTATTATAGATGATATGGATACTTGTCTCATACAGGATGAAGTGAATGATTGCATGGTAGAAGCAGTGCGCAGAATTGCCTCGCAGTTAGGAATTACTGCTTATGATGAATCGACACATCGCGGAGTATTACGTCATATTATGGTTCGTACAGGAAGAGAGACGAAGGATACAATGATTGTCCTGGTAACGAGGACGGAAAAACTACCGCATCAAGAGGCACTTATTCAAGCATTGACAGAAACGTATCCTCACGTCAAATCCATTATTCATAATGTGAACAAGGAAAAAACGAATGTGATCCTTGGTAAGAAGTCAAATATTATTTGGGGTGACGCTTATATTTATGATACGATCGGTGACATTCGATTCGCTATTTCCGCCAAATCATTTTACCAAGTTAATCCGCCACAAACAAAAGTCCTCTACGAAAAAGCGTTGGAATATGCCAATCTGAGTTCATCCGATGTGGTGATTGATGCGTATTGTGGTATTGGTACGATTTCTTTATTTTTAGCACAGCAAGCAAAAAAAGTGTATGGAATAGAAGTTGTTCCAGAAGCAATTAGTGATGCTAAGAGAAATGCCAAATTGAACGGAATTACCAATGTCGAATTCGTTGTAGGTGAAGCGGAAAAAGTAATGCCATGGTGGAAAGCACAAGGATTGCGCCCCGATGTTATTATCGTTGATCCGCCACGCAAAGGCTGTGACGAAGCGTTTCTTGAAGCAATGATCGAGATGGAACCAAAACGGATTGTGTACGTTTCCTGTAATCCATCTACATTAGCTCGGGATTTAAACATATTAGATGCAGGCGGCTATGAAACGAAAGAAGTGCAACCAGTTGACATGTTTCCACAGACGAATCATGTGGAGTGTGTGGCGGTTTTGTCAAAAGTGGATGAATAA
- the gatB gene encoding Asp-tRNA(Asn)/Glu-tRNA(Gln) amidotransferase subunit GatB, whose protein sequence is MNFETIIGLEVHVELKTQSKIFSPSVNAFGTAPNTNVNPIDLGYPGVLPVLNEEAVNFAMKAAMALNCDIATNTKFDRKNYFYPDNPKAYQISQFDQPIGENGWIEIEVHGKKKRIGITRLHLEEDAGKLTHGEDGYSLVDFNRQGTPLIEIVSEPDMRSPEEAYAYLEKLKNIIQYTGVSDVKMQEGSLRCDANISLRPIGQEEFGTKTELKNLNSFSFVQKGLEFEEKRQEKELLSGGEILQETRRYDEKTKETILMRVKEGSDDYRYFPEPDLVPLYIDDAWKERIRKEIPELPDARKNRYMEELDLPEYDATVMTNSKQMADFFEEAIAHGSDMKQVSNWLMGEISAYMNKHLKELDELAITPEALAKMIQLIADGTISSKIAKKVFAELVEHGGDPEKIVKEKGLVQISDEGQLKEIISKVLDENEQSIIDYKNGKNKAVGFLVGQVMKATKGQANPPMVNKILLEEINKR, encoded by the coding sequence ATGAACTTTGAAACAATTATTGGCTTAGAGGTACATGTTGAGTTAAAGACACAGTCAAAAATTTTCAGTCCTAGTGTGAATGCTTTTGGTACAGCACCGAATACAAATGTTAACCCAATTGACCTAGGTTATCCAGGTGTATTACCTGTACTAAATGAAGAAGCAGTTAACTTTGCGATGAAAGCAGCGATGGCTTTAAATTGTGACATTGCGACAAATACGAAATTTGACCGAAAAAATTATTTCTACCCAGATAATCCAAAAGCGTATCAAATTTCCCAATTTGATCAACCCATTGGTGAGAATGGTTGGATTGAAATTGAAGTACATGGAAAGAAAAAGCGGATTGGTATTACTCGTCTTCACTTAGAAGAAGATGCTGGGAAGCTAACCCATGGAGAAGATGGTTACTCTCTAGTCGATTTTAATCGTCAAGGAACGCCTTTAATTGAAATTGTTTCTGAACCAGATATGCGCTCCCCAGAAGAAGCTTATGCTTATTTAGAAAAACTAAAAAATATTATTCAATATACTGGTGTATCTGATGTGAAAATGCAGGAAGGTTCTTTACGTTGCGATGCGAATATCTCTTTGCGACCAATCGGACAAGAAGAATTTGGTACAAAAACGGAACTAAAGAATTTAAACTCTTTCAGTTTCGTACAAAAAGGGTTAGAATTTGAAGAAAAACGTCAGGAAAAAGAGTTACTTTCAGGAGGGGAAATTCTGCAAGAAACACGCCGTTATGATGAAAAAACGAAGGAAACGATTCTTATGCGTGTGAAAGAAGGCTCGGATGATTATCGTTATTTCCCAGAACCGGATCTTGTTCCGCTTTATATTGATGATGCTTGGAAGGAACGCATTCGCAAGGAAATTCCTGAACTCCCAGATGCGCGTAAAAATCGTTATATGGAAGAACTGGACTTGCCAGAGTACGATGCTACGGTAATGACCAATTCCAAACAGATGGCTGATTTTTTTGAAGAAGCAATCGCTCACGGTTCAGATATGAAGCAAGTTTCTAACTGGTTGATGGGTGAGATTTCTGCTTATATGAATAAACACCTAAAAGAGCTAGATGAATTAGCGATTACACCAGAAGCACTTGCCAAAATGATTCAGCTCATTGCTGATGGTACAATTTCTTCAAAGATCGCGAAGAAGGTATTCGCAGAGCTAGTTGAACATGGCGGCGATCCAGAGAAGATTGTCAAAGAGAAAGGTCTCGTGCAAATTTCTGATGAAGGTCAGTTGAAAGAGATTATTTCTAAAGTGCTTGATGAAAATGAACAGTCCATTATTGATTACAAAAATGGAAAAAATAAAGCGGTTGGCTTCTTAGTTGGTCAAGTGATGAAAGCTACGAAAGGACAAGCCAACCCGCCAATGGTTAATAAAATTTTATTAGAAGAAATCAACAAACGATAA
- a CDS encoding carboxymuconolactone decarboxylase family protein, with protein MEQRINYYNVAPEALNIMMEMEKYTKTTGIDRKLRELIKIRASQINGCAYCMNMHTADARKMGETEQRLYCISAWKECTFYTDAEKAALELTEYVTLISSKRVPDELYHRVREYFDERQYVNLVLIINQINSWNRIAIAMGNTATEK; from the coding sequence ATGGAACAGAGAATTAATTATTATAACGTTGCACCAGAAGCGCTTAATATCATGATGGAAATGGAGAAGTATACGAAAACTACAGGTATAGACCGTAAACTTCGTGAACTGATTAAAATTCGAGCTTCTCAAATCAATGGCTGTGCCTATTGTATGAACATGCATACAGCAGATGCACGGAAAATGGGGGAAACAGAACAGCGTTTATATTGTATTAGTGCTTGGAAAGAGTGCACATTTTACACAGATGCGGAAAAAGCAGCTCTTGAGTTGACAGAGTACGTAACTTTAATTTCATCAAAACGGGTGCCAGATGAGCTTTATCACCGAGTACGTGAATATTTTGATGAAAGACAATATGTTAACCTTGTTCTAATAATAAATCAAATCAACAGTTGGAATAGAATTGCTATTGCAATGGGAAATACAGCAACTGAAAAATAA